The following nucleotide sequence is from Paenibacillus odorifer.
GGTATACGAAGCTAATCATAGAGTAACTCTCACAACTAAGTGTAAACTTTCGAACTGAGTTTTGTTTGAAGCGGAGCGAAGCAATTTTATGCTCACAAAACTTTTTAGGAGGAGAGGTAATGAGGAAAAAAGTAAGCGTGTTTCTGGCATTAACTATGTTTGTGACTATCTTTTTTTCAAATCCGATCAAGACTAATGCGGCAACCCCCGAAGCGCCTGCAGGATGGAGAGACTTACTAGATTACCAAATATTCAGTAATATATCCGATGGCTGGGCAGGAGATAGCGGGTTTGGATTGGAGACGGAGAACAGCAAGCTGCCCATAGATTCTACAGCAATGTACAATGGATTGCCTTCATTATTGTTGAATGCGAAGACGCCTACCAGTCCTTCCTGGTACAACGCTTTAATTACGGTTGCCGGCTGGAAAGCGTATGACTTTACCTCTTATCATCCAAATGGATTCCTTGAGTTTAATATCAAAGGAAATGCGGGTGGAGAGTCCTTTTTACTGGGCTTCAAAGACCGGGTATTCGAAAGAGCTGCCGGCAATGAAATTACCACTACAGTAAACATTAACAACTACGTCAGCATTACTACAGGTTGGACCCATGTGAAGATCCCGTTAAAGGATCTAATTCAGGTCTCCCAAGGAATTGATGTATCTTCCATAGATGCATTATCCATCAAGAATAATGGTTTTCAACCTTTAAAAGTCTGGCTTAATGACATTAGGGTTACGTCTCCCGATAAGGAAAAAGAGTACGCACCCATCAAGGTCAATCAATTAGGTTATCCCGTAGATGGAGTAAAGCAAGCGCTCGTAACCGGTTTTGAGGATGTGCTCACGGTCGATGCAGGTACTCCGTTTAACGTTATTAACGCCACAAATAATTCCACAGCTTACTCCGGAACGCTTGTACTCACCAAGAATTATGATGCTATTGACAGCGGGGAGCGTATTTTTACCGCCGATTTCACAAATTTAACGATTCCGGGAAAATATTATGTTTCAGTTCAGGGTCTTCAGAATTCGCCCAAGTTCACTATCAGCGAAGCTAACGAAATCTATGAACCCTTTTTAAATGACGTAACGAGATACTTCTATTACCAGAGAACCGGGATTAATATTACCAGCCCATACACTCAAAATTATCAAAGAACAGATTTTACTCCTGACACCGCAGTGCCTTTAATGTCCAATCCTTCCATCAAAAAAGATGTTTCCAAGGGATGGTACGATGCGGGCGATAAAGGCAAGTACGTTAACGCAGGAGCCAAAGCCTTGTCGGATCTCTTCTGGGCCTATGAAATGATGCCGGAGAAATTTACGGACAATCAATTTAATATTCCTGAGAGCGGAAACGGCATTCCCGACATCCTGGATGAGGCAAGATGGGAACTTGAATGGATGCTCAAAATGCAGGATGCTGCAACTGGCGGTTTCTATGCTCGAGTGACCTTTCAGGATGACGACAATATGGTAGACAGAGAAATTATCGATAAGGATACGGTAAGCTCGCGTACTGATATCAAAACGACCGCCGATACAGCTACCGCAGCCGGTGTATTGGCACATGCCTACTTAATGTATCAGAATATTGATCCGGCTTTTGCCCAAAGTTGCTTGGATGCGGCAATAGACGCATGGGGGTACCTGGAAGCACATCCGGAAAATATTCGGACGCCTAACACGGGCAGATGGCCTTACGATGTGACGGATGACGCTTCGAATCGTCTGTGGGCTGCAGGCTCCCTGTACCGATCAACCGGCGATGCCGAATACAACGATTATTTCCTGGCGAATTACACTGATATGGGAATATTTTTTGAGGATACCCTTGATTTCGCCAGTGGTTGGGCAAACACCTGGAATACAGGCTTCTTCAGCTATCTGAAAGCCGCTAATCCGGACTCTGGAGTCTTAAGCTGGTATTCGGATAAATTCCAGCAATGGTTCAATGATAAAGTGAGCAGATACAACGACAGCCCTTGGAAAAGCATCATAAAAGATGGTAACTACTATTGGGGAATCACCATGCAGGTTGCGGACACACCGATGGAAATGATCATCGGTACGAAATTGCTGGGAACTTTTGAGAGCAACCGCGCTATCATTAATGAGATTAACAATAGCCAGTTAGACTGGATTCTGGGGCAGAACCCGGTAGGCGTATCTTTTGTATCAGGTTACGGCGATAACAGCGTGAAATATCCGTTCAGCATCATGTATAGAACGGATGGTTTACCTGGTGTACCTAAGGGATATCTGGTCGGAGGACCGAATAAATACTCCAATGACATAACTGTAGGAAACCAGATATCAAGATTTGCAGCCAAGAACTATACCGATAACTTCCAAGAATGGACTACAAATGAACATACCGTTTATTGGAATTCAGGGTTGGTATTCATTGCCGCATTCGCAACCGGAAATAGCACCAATTCGACCATTAATCCAACGACTGCTGCCTTTGATAAGAAAACCGCAAATCAAGCTGATATTCCGGTGACCCTAACGTTGAACGGCAACACGCTCACCGACATTAAGAACGGTACGACATCTCTGGTTGTGGACACGGACTATACCGTTTCGGGTAACACGGTCAC
It contains:
- a CDS encoding glycoside hydrolase family 9 protein; protein product: MRKKVSVFLALTMFVTIFFSNPIKTNAATPEAPAGWRDLLDYQIFSNISDGWAGDSGFGLETENSKLPIDSTAMYNGLPSLLLNAKTPTSPSWYNALITVAGWKAYDFTSYHPNGFLEFNIKGNAGGESFLLGFKDRVFERAAGNEITTTVNINNYVSITTGWTHVKIPLKDLIQVSQGIDVSSIDALSIKNNGFQPLKVWLNDIRVTSPDKEKEYAPIKVNQLGYPVDGVKQALVTGFEDVLTVDAGTPFNVINATNNSTAYSGTLVLTKNYDAIDSGERIFTADFTNLTIPGKYYVSVQGLQNSPKFTISEANEIYEPFLNDVTRYFYYQRTGINITSPYTQNYQRTDFTPDTAVPLMSNPSIKKDVSKGWYDAGDKGKYVNAGAKALSDLFWAYEMMPEKFTDNQFNIPESGNGIPDILDEARWELEWMLKMQDAATGGFYARVTFQDDDNMVDREIIDKDTVSSRTDIKTTADTATAAGVLAHAYLMYQNIDPAFAQSCLDAAIDAWGYLEAHPENIRTPNTGRWPYDVTDDASNRLWAAGSLYRSTGDAEYNDYFLANYTDMGIFFEDTLDFASGWANTWNTGFFSYLKAANPDSGVLSWYSDKFQQWFNDKVSRYNDSPWKSIIKDGNYYWGITMQVADTPMEMIIGTKLLGTFESNRAIINEINNSQLDWILGQNPVGVSFVSGYGDNSVKYPFSIMYRTDGLPGVPKGYLVGGPNKYSNDITVGNQISRFAAKNYTDNFQEWTTNEHTVYWNSGLVFIAAFATGNSTNSTINPTTAAFDKKTANQADIPVTLTLNGNTLTDIKNGTTSLVVDTDYTVSGNTVTLHKSYLAQQPIGTVNLTFQFNAGSSATLSVAVNDSSVINSTISPTTATFDKQTANQTDIPVTLTLNDNTLIGINNGTTALVAGTDYTVSGTTVTIQKAYLAAQPVGTTTLTFNFSTGASANLAVSVVDTSSTGSGSITVQQYNSPVTATSNSLNPRIKLKNTGTTAINLSDVKLHYYYTIDGEKDQNFWCDWSTVGSSNVTGVFVKLPAPLTGADHYLEIGFTSWKFGCWRQH